A genomic region of Micropterus dolomieu isolate WLL.071019.BEF.003 ecotype Adirondacks linkage group LG11, ASM2129224v1, whole genome shotgun sequence contains the following coding sequences:
- the gfra4a gene encoding GDNF family receptor alpha-4a, protein MSHSIMDFLGLYFLQLALIGVSHMALSVGERDCLRAGDTCSSDDTCSPRLRTLRQCVAGDGSVKLGPGARNQCENAMTALLSTPLHGCQCKRGMKKEKNCLSIYWSLHQSVLHGLSLVESYPYEPEERGSDYVRLASIAAESEVTTVNRCLDAAKACNIDETCQKLRTEYVSSCIQPSARSGPCNRPKCNKALRKFFDRVPPDYTHELLFCPCTDTACAERRRQTIVPSCSYEDKEKPNCLAQLRNCKADYVCRSRWAQFQYDCQPSEQSASGCKQETYAACLLAYTGLIGSTITPNYLDNSTSNVGPWCSCAASGNHREQCNDFLTFFHDNVCLKNAILAFGNGSDVKMGASQPGMPSPATDNQSPHLATTAPGVSMETEQNILRAQIPTQVNENDRLWGDEGDSTLPSPGLSDRGAEPLSLSLLLGLGWLLLLLLSDQ, encoded by the exons GAGTCTCACATATGGCTCTCTCTGTGGGCGAGAGGGACTGCCTGCGTGCCGGAGACACCTGCTCCAGCGACGACACCTGCAGCCCGCGACTGCGCACCCTCAGGCAATGTGTAGCGGGGGACGGCAGCGTGAAGCTGGGGCCTGGGGCACGAAACCAGTGTGAGAATGCCATGACGGCGCTGCTGTCCACTCCTCTGCACGGCTGCCAATGTAAACGAGGCATGAAGAAGGAGAAAAACTGCCTGAGTATCTACTGGAGTCTGCATCAGTCTGTGCTGCACG GACTCAGCCTGGTGGAGAGCTACCCGTATGAACCAGAGGAGAGAGGCTCTGACTACGTTCGTCTGGCCTCCATTGCTGCAG AGTCTGAAGTAACGACGGTGAACCGCTGCCTGGATGCTGCCAAAGCATGTAACATAGATGAGACGTGTCAGAAGCTTCGTACGGAATACGTTTCCTCCTGTATCCAGCcatcagctcgctctgggccatGTAATCGACCAAAGTGCAACAAGGCGCTAAGGAAGTTCTTTGACCGTGTTCCCCCTGACTACACCCATGAGCTGCTATTCTGTCCCTGCACCGACACGGCCTGCGCAGAGCGCCGCCGGCAAACAATTGTGCCGTCGTGCTCATATGAGGACAAGGAGAAGCCCAACTGCCTGGCTCAGCTGCGGAACTGCAAAGCAGACTACGTGTGCAG GTCTCGCTGGGCACAGTTCCAGTATGATTGCCAACCTTCCGAGCAGAGCGCCAGTGGCTGCAAGCAGGAGACTTACGCAGCATGTCTACTTGCGTACACCGGGCTGATAG GAAGCACAATAACTCCCAACTACCTTGACAACTCCACATCCAACGTGGGACCCTGGTGCTCCTGTGCAGCGAGCGGCAACCACAGGGAACAATGCAATGACTTCCTCACTTTTTTCCACGACAACGTCTGCCTGA AAAATGCCATCCTCGCGTTTGGGAACGGATCAGATGTGAAAATGGGCGCTAGCCAGCCCGGGATGCCCAGTCCAGCCACGGACAACCAGAGCCCGCATTTGGCTACCACTGCCCCGGGCGTCTCCATGGAAACAGAGCAGAACATTTTGAGAGCACAGATACCTACTCAG GTAAACGAGAACGACAGATTGTGGGGCGATGAGGGAGACTCCACTCTTCCCTCCCCGGGGCTGTCGGACCGCGGAGCCGAGCCCCTCAGCCTGTCCCTGCTGCTCGGCCTCGGTTGGCTGCTcttgctgctgctctctgacCAATAA